Within the Manduca sexta isolate Smith_Timp_Sample1 chromosome 19, JHU_Msex_v1.0, whole genome shotgun sequence genome, the region CTCCGTCACGTTTGTAccattattgtgtatttatttttattcaaacatgATTCATATGTTTCTGATTTTAAGACATTTATAACACGTCAAATGATATCATAATTCTGCTTATTCTTTCTCGCTAAAATACACGAATCACCGTAACTGTTATGCATCTTGAAACATCagttaatctatattatatttattattaatctacGTATGGGAAATAATAGCAATGCGACCCGTATTAGTGAATGTAACAAATTGCATACACAGCTACTTTAGATGATTGTACATTTTAATACTAACAATAATTCTGACTAAAATACAAATGATAAACGccctaaaactaaaaaacatagATAAGAAATACAATGGCTTCTATTTCTATATCTGACGACTCTTTTTATATACGCGACATTATTACGTCGAATTATTTAACAGTTAACAACTATTTATACGTACaatgttttataagaaaataaatattatagataatccTGAGACAGATAAAGCGTAACAAGAAACCGCAAACTGAGATTGACATAAGACGTTCGAGTATTATTTATGTCCCTTTccttaaatatttatggaaacGTCTCACAATATTACGGGTTTTATTGCATtgcattaattttttaaacatttatacatGCTGTattcaaactttatttattaccaaagAAGAGGGCAAAGGAATTACGGATCAAACAGAAAGTTTTTGttggtataaaaatacaatacgaTGAAATCCGTACAACATATTTGGTAATAGCAACACATAAAACCTTTAAAACGCTGCGTAcaattatcattaataaaaaacaattttgttagaAACATTAGCATACTTAGAGAGGAAGTTTGGCATGGAAGAACAGTTTAAAGTATGTCTAATATATCTAATGATATGACATTGGGTACTGGCATTATTTGAAAATACCCGCATTTTTGTAGAGGACATGAGAGCCAAATGGGTACCATGTGCGTCATTATGGTAACAAACAAATTTTCTATATCGTTTTCTTTACCGCTTTATGAATTCAAATCTTAACAATTAGCAAATCTTAGGAGTTCAAGTTTAATATAGTCAAATCtgaattaacaaaaacatttcgCGCCATAAAGCAACAAAAGAATCGTATTTTAAAACGTGGAATAATTGCAAACTGTTACGATAATGGTCCGTTCTGAACAAATTCTCATGCTAACGACCCAAACTTCACAGAGACGACAATATTTCCCTACAAGTTTGCAGAGCGTGGACACAGACTCGTAATTGTCTTtgacttaaataaaagtttcTCGCATTATTCCGTCTCGCTGCTTTCATAATTTCCGAATGTTTAGTGCGGAGCGAGTTTTGTGCATACTTGCTTTTGTATTCGCATTTTCTCGATTACTTTTATGGAGTGCGATACAAATACTTTTGTACTCGGTTGAATTACTTTTAAGGTAAGAagatacttaataattttgttgtaattattgCATAGGCAACGTAAGTAACTTCTCATTGACataccaaatattaaaataggcaAGAATATTTCGgtatagagtttattaattttttttgtaaaatggaATTCTTTTGATGCagatttttatatgcaatacCTATCACTTCTGATGGTATTATTAAATCCAAAGCTTTAGAGTACGTTAAAAGTAAATCTAACGTTACCCttctgaataataaaataataaaatatataaacacttCGAAGTAAATTGTTTGCTTCATAATATTCCAATATCGCAAATATAGTCTGTATATTTTCGagattattttgtgttttcatATTTGTtgttgtaataaaaagaaaacatgaaCTTTAAGAGAAAGAGAAATCTAAATATAgctttataaatctataaagCTATATTTAGATTTCGAATTTCGCagtaaatataagaataatgGCCCACACTGTCCCTCGTATGTCACGAAATGTATAAATCCAtaacaaaataagaaaatacattGGGTAGCCATTTAACAAGATATACGAAATAATTCCTATTagaagtaaattttatactaatattttatatttctttacatttaacactatttgttacatatttgattatatttaacgaTTATATATCTACCAATAATTAAACGTTTACTCTTTTAGACACTAATTTATGAAACGAAACTCGGTACCACCCGTTCCGActctattattatgattttaataccATATTGTACGCTATTATGTTTACGAGAAAGACAAGCTTTTACTACGTAGTACGCAAATATTGCGAATTACTTACGTGGAAATTCAATAATTTGATCTCAGTTCGAAACTAACTTCGTTAAATATCATTGCCCCGAAAATAGTATGCCTTTATTAGTATCAGCTGGTGTGTAGCCGACACGCGATCGTCAGCTGATTCAATGTCAACGTCGCTCGAGCGAAGGGCTTAATCACGCACGAACACGAACTCGTTGTAGTGGTTCCAGCGGTTCTCCTCGGAGTCGACGCCAGGCTTCAGCTCGGCGGCGCCTCCAGCGGTTCCGCTGCCGCAGCTCGCCGTCAGCTTGAAGCCGTTCTCTTGCAGCATGTCGAACGCCTGCTCTATGAACGAGTGCTTCAGGAAGAACCGAGAGGTGTACCTGTCTGCGAGTCCATGATCAGGGTCGCGGGACTCGTTCAAAGTCTCGCCGAAAACGTCTCGACACAGAGTCACCTTGCCGCATACCAAGATACGCGACAGCTTGCGGAACTTGACGTCGGCAAGCCCGTCGCGTCCGAATGCGAAGCTGCCGCGATAGCCCACCGTGATGCATCCCTTTTCGCGGTTAGGCGGCTTCGGGTCGGCGTCTCGCACTGCGTTTTCGAGGCCCACGAGCCTGTAGTGTTTCGCCTCCCGCGCCAGCCGCTTGTGTTCCCTGAAGCACTCTGGCAACACGAGCCCGCCGTCGCGGAGGTAGTCGAGCACGTAGCGGAACAGCACGCCGTCGCGGTCGAAGAAGACGCGGCCGCGAGCGTCGCGCGGGTGGTCGGCGTCTtgcagcgcggcggcgagcagcGAGTCGGGTTCGCGTAGCAACGTATCGCGCGTGGTGGCGTAGTGCACGCCGCCTACGTTAAGCTCGAGGACCTCGGGCGGCGCGTCCGCCATGGCTGAGGGCTGAGGGCGCAATGTCGGAGCGGCTGCGCGCCCCTCGCTCCCCTCCCCTGACCCACTTACCGCGCGTCTCGGCGCCGCCGCGTGAGCCCATCAATAACGCACGCCCGGGTTACTGACTCGAACATAATTATTTCCTACCCTTCCGAGAGAAAACTCCTACGTGAAAGCTTTCAAGGTCAGCGTCTATTGTTAGCCAACagatacaatattattgtttgatttGCCTCATTGCAGAAACGGGGCGGTTTTATTTGCGGATTTGATAGATTAGTTTCGCCGAAGTCTCGAACTTTTACTTCCTTACATTTCCTACGATGTTTTCCTCATTCGTAcgaaacttatatattttacctgGACGTTGTAGCTTGTAAACAAACCTACAGCATTGAAATATAGACGGCAAGTCATTCATCAATAGCTGTACGTCGATACGTGGCCTTCGCGAGTtgttaataattaactaaaagaCCACCTGTAGAATCTGACCTGAACGGCTCTCTGCCCCACGggttcataatatattcaagGCCATTACGTAGTTTTATTTCCGCGAATGCTGTCCCCTTGGAGGGGACTCGGGAGTCATGATAAACACATTTACGACAGACTGTAGAGTCGTGTTTCGTTAAGGTCCTTTTATGTTGGTTGAAGATTAGATTTCCTCTGAGGGACATCGCCACCcgataaaaaagatatttgcGGCgaatttttaatcattatttgaGTAATGACCGAGTGGAGAGCCTTTATTACGGCCACTGGGAGGACAcgcttttgtttttaaacatttgcGCGCAGACGGTTAACGAGGGACCTAATGTAATTAACAATTCCTGTAGTTTTTTTTCCTACTTAgtggttaaataaattaatttgtaaaattgtgcTTTGGGTACCGAAGGGACGTTTTTGAATTCAAACTACATTTATAAAGCACTAAggttataatatcaaatactatcaaatttaaatacagtTGTTAACGGCTTTCCTTGGAGCCACATTTAATGTTGATAAAGCAACTCTGTGCTAATCTACTGAGATTTTTAAAACTCGTTAATCTTTAACAATACTGAAATTATCGAATGTATATTCTGAAATTTccttttggtttttaaattcaGCTTTATCTATTCTGCTGCTTGGGCTTCCGGTGGTCTTCAGCCAATTAATCCTGAAAAGAATATTATTCGAAAGCCGCGACTCGacaaaaaaactatattgtCCTATTTTCTTTAATCTTCAAAACTGTTTCTCTAATAAATATTGACTTACATGAGTCTAATCTAGAAACTAGAAAAGATATGTAAGTATGCATAGATTTCGAAAAAATGTTCCGACGATTGCTTTAATGGAATCCGATTTGCTGGATATACagtaaattgcaaaatatacCAAATTTTCGAAACAGCTCGTCGTTAATGCTTTTACATAGGACAGTATTTTAAAGAACTTTTGTtgcgtttttattaaaaactgtgaATAAAATTCCGGTCGgcttcattttttaataatcgcTTTGGAGCAATTTTCTCttcaattttcattataaaatccAGCCTTGCGTAAAGTTATATCAGCAAAGgaagtattgtattttattctagAATAATCGACATATTTTTACTGTCGGTGATGATGGATGAATGGTGAGCGGcgacttaccatcagtcgaGACATCAACTCGCAGAGGCGGCCTTAGGGTGAAGCGATCTGGGCAACTGCCCGGGGCATTGCACTTACAGGGGACTCGCGCAATACCTTCGAGGAcctttttttacgatcttatcAACGAAACTGTGAAACAGGGAGACtgctttttgctttcgcctggagCCTCGCCTCGTTTAGAGCCGCCACTGTCAA harbors:
- the LOC115440329 gene encoding BTB/POZ domain-containing protein KCTD12, with the translated sequence MADAPPEVLELNVGGVHYATTRDTLLREPDSLLAAALQDADHPRDARGRVFFDRDGVLFRYVLDYLRDGGLVLPECFREHKRLAREAKHYRLVGLENAVRDADPKPPNREKGCITVGYRGSFAFGRDGLADVKFRKLSRILVCGKVTLCRDVFGETLNESRDPDHGLADRYTSRFFLKHSFIEQAFDMLQENGFKLTASCGSGTAGGAAELKPGVDSEENRWNHYNEFVFVRD